The nucleotide window CCACCGCGAGCGGCAGCTTCTCCGCACAGGCCCGTACGAGCCGTAACGCCACGTCAAATCCGCCCGGGAGGAGGGCGACCCGGGCTCCGTGCATCCGGGCTTGCGCCAGCTTCCCGCCCGCCACCGCGCCTTTCGGAAGCAGCACCACGCACCGCACCCCCGCCCGGGCCGCATACGCGGCCGCGCTCGCCGCGGTGTTCCCCGTGGAGGCACAGATGACCCCTCGCGCCCCCGCCTCCACGGCTTTGGCCACCGCCACCACCATACCTCGGTCCTTGAAGGAACCGGTGGGGTTCGCGCCTTCCCACTTGAAGTACAGTTCGACGCGGAGCGCGGGACCAATGGCGGTGGAGGGGATGAGGGGAGTGTTGCCCTCCAGGAGGGTGAGGGGGGGAGTCCGGTCCGTGATGGGGAGCCGATCTCGAAAGGCCACGAGGATCCCTGGCCAAGACCTCATGGGGAAGCGGGATACGATCCCAGAACGATCGCCCACCGGCAGTGCTCCTCCAGACGCTGCAGGGCCCGCTGCACCCGCGGATCGTCCACATGTCCCTCGAAGTCCACGTAGAAAACGTACTCCCACACCGCCCCCCGGGCTGGCCGGGACTCCAGCTTCGTGAGATTCAATTCCTCCCCCGCGAGCGCTCCCAGGGCCCGGTAGAGGGCTCCAGGCCGGTGCTCCGTGGCGAACACCACGGAGGTTTTGCTGGGATCCCGGCGAGGCGCGGGTTCTGGGGCGATGCTGAGGAAGCGGGTGGTGTTGAGGGGGTTGTTGTGGATATCCTCCGCGAGGACGCAAAGCCCGTACAGTTCCGCGGCCCTGCGGCTCGCGATGGCGGCCTCCTCTACCTCCCCCCGGGCGGCCACCAGCCGGGCGGAGCCCGCGGTATCGTAGGTGGGGATGGGCTCGACCCCTAATTTCCGCAGGAAGGCTTCGCACTGCGCCAGGGCCTGCGGGTGGCTGTAGACCCTGCGGATCCCCTCGAGGCGCGCACCGGGCACCCCCAGCAGGCAGTGCGCGATGCGGAGGGAAATCTCCCCCGTGATGACGAGCCGGTCGTGGAACTCCAGGAGGAGGTCGTAGGTCTCGTTGATGCTGCCCGCCTCCGAGTTCTCCACGGGCACGATCCCAGCCTCGCACGCCCCGCCTGCCACGCTCTCAAAGACCTCCTGCAGGGTACGGCGGGGTACGGTCTCGACCTGCCCGAAATGCCGAAGGGCCGCTTCCTCGCTGTAGGCGCCCGCTTCTCCCTGGAAGGCCACCCTTCGCATCTTACCTCCGCAGCTCCTGGGCCCGCCGGACGGCCCGCTGAACCGCCTCCACCACCGCACCCCGGACGCCCCGCTCCTCCAACGCACCCACCCCGGCCATGGTGGTCCCTCCGGGGGAGGTGACCCGTCGGCGCAGCTCCACGGGGTCTTCCCCCGTATCCCGGAGCATACAGGCGGCCCCGAATACGGTCTGAATCACGAGGTCCCGGGCGATCTGGGGATCCAACCCCGCCCGGATTCCGCCCTCGATGAGGCTCTCCACGAGGAAGAAGACGTACGCGGGACCGCTCCCGGAAAGCCCGGTAACCGCGTCCATGAGGTCCTCCGGCACTTCCACCACCTTCCCCACCGCGCCGAACAGCTCCCGGGTGAGGCGCGCCTCCTCCTCCCCCGCGCAGCGCCCTAGGGTAAAGGCCGTAACCCCCTGGCGGATGGCGGTGGGGGTGTTGGGCATGGTCCGCACCACGGGAACACCTGGAAAGGCGTGTTCCAGGGTCTGGAGGGTAAGACCGGTTACCACGGAGATCAGCACGTGACGGGGAGCTACGTACTCCGCCAGCTCCTGGAGGGCTTCTGGGGCATCCTTGGGCTTTACGGCCAGCACCAGCACATCTGCACGGGCACACAGCTCGGCGTGGGTCCGTGCCGTGCGGACCCCATAGCGGGCCGCCAGGGCATGCAGCCGTTCCCGGTTGGATCGGTTCGCCACCCAGACACGCTCCGGGGACACGCGCTCCGTACCCAACAGACCCACGAGGAGTGCCTCCGCCATGTTGCCGGCGCCCACAAACCCGAGGGTGTAGCGTTCCAGCATCCTCTGCCTCCTCAACAAAACGCGCCTCCGCCCTCAAGGGCGGAGGCGCCTCCGCGGTACCACCTTGGTTCCGAGACCACGTTCCGTCCCGGCCCTCTCCGCGCGGTATCGGGCGCGCCTCGACGGTCTTCTGGCCCCCTCAGGAGGACTTTTCTCGCCCGTGGCTCCGGGGCGGGTCAGGGGAACGGATTCCAACAGTACCTCCCAGCCATCAGGGCACTGCTCTCTGTTCGGCCCGGCTTCCCCCGTTTTCCCCTTCCTCGCCGAGTTTACGAACTCAGTAGCACGCTTCCGCATCACCCGTCAACGCGGTCAGGCGGAGGGGACCCCGAACCGCACCACCCGGGCCTCCCCCCACAGGCGCTCGAGCCGGTAGTACTTCCGCTCCTCGGGTCCGAAGATGTGCACCACCACGTCCCCGTAGTCCAGCAGCACCCAGCGGGCGTGCTCCGTGCCCTCCCGATGCCGCAGGCGCGCACCCGCGGCCCGCATGGCTTCCTCCACCGCCTCCGTGATGGCCCGGATCTGCACCGCGGTCTGGCCCGTGCAGATGACGAAGTAGTCCGCGACGAGGGTCTGCCCCCGCAGATCCAGTACCGCTACCGCCTCCGCCCTATGCTCCTCCGCCGCGTGCGCGGCAAGCAATGCGCGCTCCCGTGCGTCCAACCCGCCTATCCCCTCCTCTCGGTCCGGCTGTAGAGTCCGTGCTTGAGGATGTACTGCTCCACTCCCTCCGGTACCAGGTACCGGATGGTGCGGCCCTCCCGAACCCGCCTGCGGATCTCCGTGGAGGAGATGGCGAGGGCCGGGATCTCCAGGAGGTGAATCCGGTGCCGGTACTCCCGGGCGATGTCGCTGGACTGCCACACCTCCGTATCGATGCTATAGCCGGGCCTAGAGGCCCCGATGAACTCGCACATGCGCAGCAGCTCCTCGGTCCGATGCCACTCTCCCCGCAGGATCTGCCCGATGGCGTCCGCGCCTGTGATGTAGTACAGCTCGTCGTGCGGGTAACGGTGCCGGAAGGCCCGGACGGTATCCACCGTGTATGAGGGCCCGGGCCGATCGATCTCCTCCCGGGAGACGCAGAAGTGCGGGTGCGTGGCGGTGGCGAGGACCACCATGAGGTAGCGGTGTTCGGGGTCCGTCACCTCGGAGGGGTCCTTGTGGGGTGGGCAGCGGTTGGGGACAAAGATCACGAGATCCAGCCGGAGCTGGAACCGGGCCTCCTCCGCGGTCACCAAGTGCCCCAGATGGATGGGATCAAAGGTCCCCCCCATGATCCCGTACCGCGCCATCTACCCTCCTAGGACTGCCCTCTGCGGTCCCGGGGGAGCGTTCCCGCTGGAGGCCCCGGATTCCTCCTCCCTCCGGATCTTCCGGAGCTGGGCATACAGGGCCTGCAGCAGGAGCGGAATCCCCTCGCCCGTGAGGGCGGAGATGGGATAGGCGGGAATTCCCCGCTCCGCGAACGCCGCCCGGGCCTGCTCCAGCCGTCCCCGGGCCTCCGGGAGGTCGATTTTGTTCAGGGCCACCGCACACGGCCGCTCTTCGAGCCTGGAATCGTAGGCCCGCAGCTCCGCCCGCAGCACCTCGTAGGCGCCCAGGGGGTCCTCCGCGGCCAGGTCCAGGACGAACAGCAGGAGGCGGGTGCGCAAGACATGGCGGAGGAACTGATGGCCTAGTCCCGCCCCCCGATGCGCCCCCTTGATGAGACCGGGGAGATCCGCGGCCACGAAGCTGGCGCCCTCCCTGATCCGGACCACCCCCAGGTGGGGATGAAGGGTGGTGAAGGGGTAGTCCGCGATCTTGGGTCTGGCCGCGGAGATGCGGGCGAGGAGCGTGGACTTGCCCGCATTGGGGAAGCCCACAAACCCCACGTCCGCCAGGACCCGCAGCTCGAGGTCCAGCACCCGCTCCTCCCCCTTCTCCCCCGGCTCCGCGAACCGGGGTGCCCGACGGGTGGGGGTGACGAAACGGGCGTTGCCGCGCCCCCCGCGCCCCCCCCGGGCCACCACCACTTCCTGGCCGTGACGCACAAGGTCCGCGAGCACCTCGCCCGTGCGGGCATCGCGCACCACCGTCCCCGGGGGAACAGGGATGATAAGGTCTGGGGCAGACCTGCCGGTCCTGTTCCCTCCCTGCCCGTGCTCGCCCCGCTTTGCCCGGAAGACCCGGCGGTACCGGAAGTCCACCAGGGTGTGAAGGCCCTCATCCGCCCGCAGGATCACGTCCCCTCCCTTGCCCCCATCCCCCCCGTCGGGGCCACCCTTGGGCACGTACTTCTCCCGGCGGAAGCTCACGCAGCCCGCCCCGCCGTCTCCCGCCCTTACGAAAATGCGCGCCTGGTCGAGGAACATTTAGGATCCCCTTCCCCTGCAACGGGGAAAAGCACGCCAGACTTCCTCGGAAGCGAAAGGCCCGGGAATACCCCGGGCCTCCTCCAATCCCTGCAGGCCCCAGACCTCATGCGGGGGAAACGGGAAGAACGCTGATCTGGCGGCGGTCCCGACCTCTGGGTTCGAAGACCACCACCCCGTCCACGAGGGCAAACAGGGTATCATCCCGCCCGACGCCGACGTTCCGGCCGGGCCAGAACCGGGTTCCCCGCTGGCGCACGAGGATGCTCCCCGCGGTCACGTACTGCCCTGCGAACCGCTTCACACCCAGACGCTGTCCTGGGCTGTCGCGGCCGTTCCGGCTGCTCCCGCCCGCTTTCTTCTGCGCCATACTCCCTCACCTCCCACACTCGATGCGCTCGATGCGCACCGCGGTATACGGCTGACGGTGTCCGAGCCGACGGCGGTACCGGACCTTAGGCTTGAACTTGAACACGAGGATCTTGGGAAACCTGCCCTGCTCTACGATCCGGCCTACCACCCGGGCCCCCTCTACGAAGGGGATCCCCACCACCGTCTCCCCCTGGGAGACCAGCAGCACCCGGTCCAGAATCACTTCATCCCCTTCCCGTCCGCCCAGCTTCTCCAGGCGGACCACCTCCCCTTCACGGACCCGGATCTGCTTACCACCGGACTCGATCACCGCGTACACCGCGACGCCTCCTCACCTCGACCGGGCCGATTGTAGCAGGGGGGCCAGTTCCCTGCAACCGTCGGGGTCAGGCGGGGAGGGCGAGCACCGCGTCGCTTGGTCGGACCACCGGTCCGCCTCGCTCGTCCGTGCCCTCGAACACCAGGAGGGCAAAGTAATCCTCCACCAGCTTCTCCCGCGGTTCCCGGGAGGCGATGAACACCCCTACCCCGACCACCTCCGCCCGGAACTCCCGCATGAGGTCGTACATCCCCCGAACCGTCCCACCTCCCCGTAGGAAGTCGTCCACGAACAGGACCCGTTGGCCCTCCCGGATAGCCCGGAGGGGAAGACTCATCTGCTGGACCATTCGGGACGACCCGGAAAGGTAGTTCACGGTCACCGCGGGACCTTCCGTGACGCGACCCGCCCGTCGGATGGTCACGAGGGGGACGTTGAAGGCCCGGGCGGTCATGAAAGCCACGGGGATCCCCTTGACCTCCATGGTCAGGACCACATCGGGCCGACGATCGCCGAAGTACGTGGCGAACGCCTCCCCCACCTGTTCCACGATGGAGGGTGTGGAGAGGAGATCCGTGGTGTAGAGGAATCCGCCGGGCAGCAGGCGGTGCGGGGTACTCAGCTTGGCACTCAGCTCCTCTGCGACCACCCGGATGCGGCGCGGATCCCGTTCCGGAACGTAGCGCACGCCTCCCGCGGCTCCCGCCAGGGTCTCGATCCGACCTAGCCCAAACCGTTGAAAAGCCACCCGCAGGGCCGCGATGTCCTCACTGACGGTGGACTTCGCCACCCCCAGCAGCTGCATGAACACGTTCAAGGAGTGCACCTTGTAGGGCTCTGAGCGCAGCAGGTGCGCGACGTACAGCATGCGCTCTCCCCGGCGCAGGCGGGGGGAGCCCGCCGCGCGCTCCCGCACGGTGCCCATCGCCTGTCGGAACTCCGCTTCCCTGGGCATCTTTTACCCGTCCTGGGCCCCGAGAACCTGCCCGATCCGGCGCAGGGTCTCCGGTCGGTTCAGGTCCACGTCTACCGCCAGCTCCGGCCGATGACAGACCACCGCCTTGCCCCGGATCCCCGTAATTGCCTGGACCCGCTCCTCCAGATCCGTGATGCGGAGTCGCCCGAGCGCGTACTTCACCACATACTGCGGGCCAAACAGGCCTGCCAGCCGGGCCGGATTCTTCCGGACCTCCACCACCTGCCGGATCACGGGCTCCAGGCGTTGGAGGATCTCGGGACGCACGAGGATCATCCCCCCGCCCGTGAACACCCCCTCCGCCATGCGCACATAGGTCTTGCGGAGCCCGGGAAACGCGGCCTCCACCACCGCGCGGGGAATGACGGGGTAGTACACCTCCGCCTGCCCTTCGCGGCATCCCTCGAGGAACTCGGAGATGGCCTGAGGGGTGAGGAGTGGGAGGTCCGAGGCTACGAGAAGAACCCAGGGAGCCGGGCTCAAGGCCCTGAGCCCCGCCAAGGCATTCCCCAGGAGGTCCTGGGTGTCCGGGATCCAGAGGTCGCACAGATCCCGCACGGCCTCCGGGAGATGGGGGGCCACGAGGACGATACGTCCCACCTGAGGGGTGGCCCGCACCACCCGCATCACCCGCTCCACCATGGGGATCCCCGCAACGGGCAGGAACGCTTTGTTGGGCAGACCCTCCGGCAGGCCCTCCTCCCCCCCGCCCCCTGCCAGGACCACCGCGTCTACCCTCACCGCTCCAGCTCCGCGAAGGTTCGGGTGAGGATCACCTGCCCGGGGAAGGTGCCGGAGAGGGCTTGGATCGCCTCCCGGGCCACCGCCTCCTCCGCAAACAGGCCAAACACCGCGGGTCCCGTACCGGTCATGGAAGCCCCGAGGGCCCCTGCGCTTCTCAGGCGCTCCAGGAGTTCTCCCACCAGGGGATGGTGGGCGCACACCAAGGGCGTGAAGACGTTGCTCAGCCGGGCCGCCACCCCCTGGACGTCTCCCGCCCGCAGGGCCTGGATCGTTCCCTCCGTGTCCGGGTGGCGCGTGATC belongs to Armatimonadota bacterium and includes:
- the rpmA gene encoding 50S ribosomal protein L27 — its product is MAQKKAGGSSRNGRDSPGQRLGVKRFAGQYVTAGSILVRQRGTRFWPGRNVGVGRDDTLFALVDGVVVFEPRGRDRRQISVLPVSPA
- the nadD gene encoding nicotinate-nucleotide adenylyltransferase — its product is MARYGIMGGTFDPIHLGHLVTAEEARFQLRLDLVIFVPNRCPPHKDPSEVTDPEHRYLMVVLATATHPHFCVSREEIDRPGPSYTVDTVRAFRHRYPHDELYYITGADAIGQILRGEWHRTEELLRMCEFIGASRPGYSIDTEVWQSSDIAREYRHRIHLLEIPALAISSTEIRRRVREGRTIRYLVPEGVEQYILKHGLYSRTERRG
- the rsfS gene encoding ribosome silencing factor, with product MDARERALLAAHAAEEHRAEAVAVLDLRGQTLVADYFVICTGQTAVQIRAITEAVEEAMRAAGARLRHREGTEHARWVLLDYGDVVVHIFGPEERKYYRLERLWGEARVVRFGVPSA
- the rplU gene encoding 50S ribosomal protein L21 — its product is MYAVIESGGKQIRVREGEVVRLEKLGGREGDEVILDRVLLVSQGETVVGIPFVEGARVVGRIVEQGRFPKILVFKFKPKVRYRRRLGHRQPYTAVRIERIECGR
- the purR gene encoding pur operon repressor, producing the protein MPREAEFRQAMGTVRERAAGSPRLRRGERMLYVAHLLRSEPYKVHSLNVFMQLLGVAKSTVSEDIAALRVAFQRFGLGRIETLAGAAGGVRYVPERDPRRIRVVAEELSAKLSTPHRLLPGGFLYTTDLLSTPSIVEQVGEAFATYFGDRRPDVVLTMEVKGIPVAFMTARAFNVPLVTIRRAGRVTEGPAVTVNYLSGSSRMVQQMSLPLRAIREGQRVLFVDDFLRGGGTVRGMYDLMREFRAEVVGVGVFIASREPREKLVEDYFALLVFEGTDERGGPVVRPSDAVLALPA
- the pheA gene encoding prephenate dehydratase is translated as MRRVAFQGEAGAYSEEAALRHFGQVETVPRRTLQEVFESVAGGACEAGIVPVENSEAGSINETYDLLLEFHDRLVITGEISLRIAHCLLGVPGARLEGIRRVYSHPQALAQCEAFLRKLGVEPIPTYDTAGSARLVAARGEVEEAAIASRRAAELYGLCVLAEDIHNNPLNTTRFLSIAPEPAPRRDPSKTSVVFATEHRPGALYRALGALAGEELNLTKLESRPARGAVWEYVFYVDFEGHVDDPRVQRALQRLEEHCRWAIVLGSYPASP
- the proC gene encoding pyrroline-5-carboxylate reductase, coding for MLERYTLGFVGAGNMAEALLVGLLGTERVSPERVWVANRSNRERLHALAARYGVRTARTHAELCARADVLVLAVKPKDAPEALQELAEYVAPRHVLISVVTGLTLQTLEHAFPGVPVVRTMPNTPTAIRQGVTAFTLGRCAGEEEARLTRELFGAVGKVVEVPEDLMDAVTGLSGSGPAYVFFLVESLIEGGIRAGLDPQIARDLVIQTVFGAACMLRDTGEDPVELRRRVTSPGGTTMAGVGALEERGVRGAVVEAVQRAVRRAQELRR
- the obgE gene encoding GTPase ObgE, giving the protein MFLDQARIFVRAGDGGAGCVSFRREKYVPKGGPDGGDGGKGGDVILRADEGLHTLVDFRYRRVFRAKRGEHGQGGNRTGRSAPDLIIPVPPGTVVRDARTGEVLADLVRHGQEVVVARGGRGGRGNARFVTPTRRAPRFAEPGEKGEERVLDLELRVLADVGFVGFPNAGKSTLLARISAARPKIADYPFTTLHPHLGVVRIREGASFVAADLPGLIKGAHRGAGLGHQFLRHVLRTRLLLFVLDLAAEDPLGAYEVLRAELRAYDSRLEERPCAVALNKIDLPEARGRLEQARAAFAERGIPAYPISALTGEGIPLLLQALYAQLRKIRREEESGASSGNAPPGPQRAVLGG
- a CDS encoding nucleotidyltransferase family protein, encoding MRVDAVVLAGGGGEEGLPEGLPNKAFLPVAGIPMVERVMRVVRATPQVGRIVLVAPHLPEAVRDLCDLWIPDTQDLLGNALAGLRALSPAPWVLLVASDLPLLTPQAISEFLEGCREGQAEVYYPVIPRAVVEAAFPGLRKTYVRMAEGVFTGGGMILVRPEILQRLEPVIRQVVEVRKNPARLAGLFGPQYVVKYALGRLRITDLEERVQAITGIRGKAVVCHRPELAVDVDLNRPETLRRIGQVLGAQDG